A region of Natribaculum luteum DNA encodes the following proteins:
- a CDS encoding SWIM zinc finger family protein — MSTDRPHQSDQHRNQLTDEYTTDRDRSYPGDVARLNGHELVAIDEWLPGAEPTPYELNLTDGYEYRTRYWRCRKCGQERNHRDEFTTPCNNPQPPTVLEAGGYSIDDPRTRRALNEKLNVRFATVGPVYEVESESGNTYKVDIEAATCTCPDFEQRQPENGCKHLRRVDLEIRTGLVPAPDGTFNR, encoded by the coding sequence ATGAGTACAGATCGACCACACCAGAGCGACCAGCATCGAAATCAACTGACAGACGAGTACACGACCGACCGCGATCGCAGCTATCCAGGAGACGTTGCCCGGCTGAACGGACACGAACTCGTCGCAATCGACGAGTGGCTGCCAGGCGCGGAACCGACACCGTACGAACTCAATCTCACAGATGGCTACGAGTATCGGACACGCTACTGGCGTTGCAGGAAGTGCGGCCAAGAACGCAACCATCGCGACGAGTTCACCACCCCCTGCAACAATCCCCAGCCGCCGACTGTCCTCGAGGCAGGTGGCTACTCGATTGACGACCCACGAACTCGCCGTGCACTGAACGAGAAGTTGAACGTCCGCTTTGCAACAGTGGGCCCGGTCTACGAGGTCGAGAGTGAGAGCGGGAACACTTACAAGGTCGATATCGAGGCAGCGACGTGTACGTGCCCAGATTTCGAACAGCGCCAGCCAGAAAACGGCTGCAAGCATCTTCGCCGTGTCGACCTCGAGATCCGGACGGGACTTGTTCCTGCGCCAGATGGCACGTTCAACCGCTGA
- a CDS encoding transcriptional regulator has product MTTLHITVGDRAQVRKDTLQFIQDAEADELDQSDEQAVLQFGTYDDLVDSLTPLRLTLIQAIAKEHPSSMREAARLVDRDVSDVHADLKHLEVLGILELEEGGPGGAIQPIVPFDKIEMHIDYPLLDDGDADSAPASAD; this is encoded by the coding sequence ATGACCACGCTTCACATCACCGTCGGCGATCGAGCACAGGTTCGTAAGGACACTCTCCAGTTCATTCAAGACGCTGAAGCTGATGAACTAGATCAGAGTGATGAGCAGGCAGTCCTCCAGTTCGGTACCTACGACGATCTCGTTGACAGTCTCACACCACTGCGTCTAACTCTCATCCAAGCAATCGCCAAAGAGCACCCCTCCAGTATGCGTGAAGCTGCACGACTCGTCGATCGCGATGTCTCCGATGTTCATGCAGACCTGAAGCACCTCGAGGTGCTGGGTATTCTCGAGCTTGAGGAAGGTGGCCCTGGTGGCGCGATACAACCAATCGTCCCATTCGACAAAATAGAGATGCATATCGACTACCCCCTCCTTGACGACGGCGACGCTGACAGTGCTCCTGCCAGCGCAGATTAG
- a CDS encoding DUF6498-containing protein, whose amino-acid sequence MLESTVLVKSTDFSARDIKFSHNNMIKIERRRDQFTAVLSNLVLFVGVFVFRWDPHLILFFYWFEAGIVVIREVIQSLFAELPPSEEYCPSGSKATFPLKELADVRGGLQLTRLLPPIYPRNVPYALMTVIQLIAFWPFGGLVLTGIATSFVEPLVLPSSAALGILAIVGHQLIQLVSWFRSSNYKTVAATGGISKTYLALLFLLAFIAPVIIGAVQTVGVAQVGLSLILIGSKVVYDILEFRKPRFVQSTMFIDETVGEEPTVKIPDGKTVAEFHTDWRAALIVSLFRGILFSFVMPTVLFVLVGGLIGGIVSGTLSGAIAGAATIIAIRTFFQIFVGWITIRPIVYRVYPDAVVVYNRLTGEAQEIISREEIEYVGPVPNSSRVRLW is encoded by the coding sequence GTGTTGGAGTCGACAGTCTTAGTTAAATCAACAGATTTTAGTGCCCGTGATATTAAATTCTCCCATAATAATATGATTAAAATCGAGCGCCGGCGGGATCAATTCACGGCGGTGCTATCAAATCTGGTATTGTTTGTTGGAGTCTTTGTGTTTCGATGGGACCCCCATCTTATTCTATTCTTCTATTGGTTTGAAGCAGGGATTGTTGTCATCCGAGAGGTGATTCAGTCATTGTTTGCTGAATTGCCACCATCAGAGGAATATTGCCCATCAGGATCAAAAGCAACATTTCCACTCAAAGAGTTAGCGGATGTCCGAGGCGGCCTTCAACTTACTCGCTTGCTTCCGCCAATATATCCACGCAATGTCCCATATGCACTAATGACGGTCATCCAACTGATTGCCTTTTGGCCGTTCGGGGGACTCGTATTAACCGGTATTGCTACCTCGTTTGTCGAACCACTTGTCTTACCGTCATCGGCTGCCCTCGGGATTCTTGCTATCGTGGGTCACCAACTGATTCAGTTGGTGTCCTGGTTTCGGTCAAGCAACTACAAAACAGTCGCTGCGACCGGAGGTATTTCCAAAACATATCTAGCGCTTTTATTCCTCCTTGCATTCATTGCGCCGGTTATCATCGGTGCCGTCCAAACAGTCGGTGTCGCTCAGGTCGGGCTTAGCCTGATCCTTATCGGATCAAAAGTAGTGTACGATATTCTCGAATTTCGAAAACCTAGGTTCGTCCAATCGACGATGTTCATTGATGAGACAGTGGGCGAAGAACCAACAGTCAAAATCCCAGATGGCAAGACGGTTGCAGAGTTTCACACCGACTGGCGTGCTGCACTTATAGTATCGCTATTTCGCGGTATTCTCTTTTCTTTCGTTATGCCTACAGTTCTTTTCGTTCTCGTCGGCGGGTTGATAGGGGGAATAGTCAGCGGGACACTATCCGGTGCTATAGCCGGTGCTGCAACTATCATCGCCATCCGTACTTTCTTCCAAATTTTTGTGGGATGGATCACTATAAGACCGATAGTCTATCGCGTGTATCCCGATGCCGTCGTCGTATATAATAGGCTAACCGGGGAAGCACAGGAGATAATCTCTCGAGAAGAGATTGAATATGTGGGTCCCGTCCCAAACTCGTCTAGAGTTCGCCTCTGGTAG
- a CDS encoding toxin-antitoxin system TumE family protein encodes MGHELTHRYTHVEAGLVENVVIRRTTDTNTYPSGWKYTLHLGTLQDLTLIRYDNAHEDAKGHELHTAAGDTDLEFPGMEELLVEFWANADEYWDTTGGNPPRPY; translated from the coding sequence ATGGGCCATGAACTTACGCATCGGTATACCCACGTCGAAGCCGGACTCGTTGAAAACGTCGTCATACGACGTACGACCGATACAAACACCTACCCGTCCGGCTGGAAATACACACTCCACTTGGGCACGCTACAAGACCTGACGCTCATCCGCTACGACAACGCTCACGAAGATGCCAAAGGCCATGAACTCCACACTGCTGCTGGCGATACTGATCTCGAGTTTCCTGGAATGGAGGAACTCCTCGTTGAGTTCTGGGCCAATGCTGACGAATACTGGGACACCACTGGCGGCAATCCGCCACGTCCCTATTGA
- a CDS encoding ISH3 family transposase, whose protein sequence is MFSIPQPDGVLSDSDVKDLAEDVICQLPLPGIEGSPLDPGDIWAVVILAAVNQTSIWETCKDNDNAACDDTVMDWLHTLNREWLERVANRLLRELAMTILDPDRSRIVSIDFVDNPYHGTYADEEGELCRMHAKDGTTTCHRYCTAYLVSNGKPVTLAMTYVRSDEKEADAVERVLDRVEAYPFEIELLLADRGFYNERILRRSREIAATVVPVQKKGKRMRKKLDTHCSYMTTYRMYKGRERELEFPLAVAVAYHAGDRGKSGEVVRGYVACDLTDRTPKQVERLYRKRSAIETSYRVFRQARVVTTTQDPIIRFAFVLVGFLLENLWLVLRWAVVARPQRGGRDLPEEFTFKTFSDWIRHALEEELERSWEIEMNGTGVPEAYAPAAG, encoded by the coding sequence GTGTTCAGTATCCCTCAGCCAGACGGTGTTCTTTCGGATTCGGACGTGAAAGATTTAGCGGAAGACGTCATCTGCCAGCTCCCCTTGCCAGGGATCGAGGGCTCGCCCCTCGATCCCGGCGATATCTGGGCTGTTGTCATTCTTGCAGCAGTCAATCAGACGTCCATCTGGGAGACGTGCAAGGACAACGACAACGCTGCCTGTGATGATACTGTCATGGACTGGCTCCATACGCTCAACCGAGAGTGGCTTGAGCGGGTTGCTAACCGCCTTCTCAGGGAGTTAGCGATGACGATCCTCGACCCTGATCGGTCGAGGATCGTCTCCATTGACTTCGTCGATAACCCCTACCACGGAACGTACGCCGATGAAGAAGGTGAACTCTGTCGCATGCACGCGAAAGACGGAACAACGACGTGCCACCGGTACTGCACGGCGTATCTCGTCTCGAACGGAAAGCCAGTGACGTTGGCGATGACGTACGTCCGTAGTGATGAGAAAGAGGCCGACGCGGTCGAGCGCGTCCTCGACCGCGTCGAAGCCTATCCCTTCGAGATAGAACTTCTGTTGGCAGATCGTGGCTTCTACAACGAACGTATTCTGCGCCGCTCACGGGAGATTGCTGCGACTGTCGTTCCCGTCCAAAAGAAGGGCAAGCGCATGAGGAAGAAGCTGGATACGCACTGCTCGTACATGACAACCTATCGGATGTACAAAGGCCGCGAGCGGGAACTGGAATTCCCGCTCGCGGTCGCGGTGGCATATCACGCCGGAGATCGCGGGAAAAGCGGCGAGGTCGTTCGAGGCTATGTGGCGTGCGATCTGACCGATCGCACGCCGAAACAAGTCGAACGACTCTATCGGAAACGGTCAGCGATCGAAACGAGTTACCGTGTATTTCGCCAAGCACGAGTGGTAACGACGACACAAGACCCAATCATCCGCTTCGCGTTCGTCCTGGTTGGATTCCTGTTAGAGAACCTCTGGCTTGTGCTTCGATGGGCGGTCGTCGCCCGCCCCCAGCGGGGCGGGCGCGACCTGCCCGAGGAATTCACGTTCAAGACGTTCTCTGACTGGATCAGACATGCATTAGAGGAAGAGCTAGAGCGGAGTTGGGAGATCGAGATGAACGGAACAGGTGTGCCAGAAGCATACGCGCCGGCCGCGG
- a CDS encoding IS1634 family transposase → MKILAPGPLPVIRAICEESGLIEVLNEDLDWDEDRSQLSPGLRLMALIMNCLTQGQPMYRLPEFFRDTDTENLFGEDTEPEDLNDHTLGRALDKLSEGDPSTVLGTVLVEAAAREDVSTDVLHADTTSFSVHGLYETDEDTDETLSITHGYSKDHRPDLKQFQVGLGVNRAGVPVVGDILDGNTSDSTWNTDLIARLRQRLAADEPPVYVADSAVVNQTSLDQAAAEGISIISRLPRTYSAVDTLIDRAWEANDWTNLGTFVDDEDDEDAASYQIQTFQTPISEHNLRCVVVHSSTLDGRSERRIDNDLDSTEEDLEDAVGQLTDRSFACEPDAQEAWDAWLDDHNNPYFEFEAKVVETEQKKSRDKPGRPPKEWDPYETVFQIAASVQRDAAAIAHRKKRASCFVVVTSLDDAEEWPAERVLREYKEQQAVERRFPVLKDPKRVGPVYLDRPERVEALGYVLLMALLVYSLIERRAREALKDADEPMDLAGGPTSFRPTGRRVLERFENVLVMQTDGKRELPDNDNLPKRVLELLDLSIAAYGIESKV, encoded by the coding sequence GTGAAAATCCTCGCACCGGGACCTCTTCCGGTCATTCGTGCTATCTGTGAGGAAAGTGGCCTCATTGAGGTTCTCAATGAGGATCTCGATTGGGACGAAGACCGCTCCCAGCTTTCGCCCGGGTTGCGGCTCATGGCGTTAATCATGAACTGTCTGACTCAAGGGCAGCCGATGTATCGGCTGCCCGAATTCTTCCGTGATACCGACACAGAGAACCTCTTTGGCGAGGATACTGAACCTGAAGATCTCAACGACCATACCCTTGGACGAGCACTCGACAAACTCTCTGAGGGCGACCCAAGCACGGTCCTCGGGACCGTGCTGGTCGAAGCCGCTGCTCGCGAAGATGTTTCTACCGACGTGCTTCACGCGGATACCACCTCTTTCTCCGTTCACGGACTCTACGAAACTGACGAAGACACAGACGAAACACTCTCTATCACGCATGGCTACAGCAAAGATCATCGGCCGGATCTCAAGCAATTCCAAGTCGGGCTCGGTGTCAACCGAGCCGGCGTTCCCGTCGTCGGAGACATCCTCGACGGGAACACCTCTGACAGCACCTGGAACACTGACCTCATCGCTCGGCTCCGTCAGCGGCTCGCCGCTGACGAGCCCCCCGTCTATGTCGCTGACAGCGCGGTCGTCAATCAAACATCGCTCGATCAAGCCGCTGCTGAGGGCATCTCCATCATCAGTCGACTCCCACGTACATACAGCGCGGTCGATACGCTCATCGACCGCGCGTGGGAGGCCAACGACTGGACCAATCTTGGAACGTTTGTCGATGACGAAGACGACGAAGACGCTGCCTCCTACCAGATTCAAACCTTTCAAACTCCCATCTCTGAACACAATTTGCGGTGTGTCGTTGTCCATTCGTCCACGCTTGACGGACGCTCTGAACGACGCATCGACAACGATCTCGACAGCACCGAAGAAGATCTTGAAGACGCGGTCGGTCAGCTGACCGACCGCTCGTTCGCCTGTGAACCCGACGCTCAGGAAGCGTGGGACGCGTGGCTCGACGATCACAACAATCCCTACTTCGAATTCGAAGCAAAGGTCGTTGAAACCGAACAGAAGAAGAGCCGCGACAAACCGGGACGACCGCCGAAAGAATGGGACCCATACGAAACCGTGTTTCAGATCGCCGCCAGCGTCCAGCGGGACGCGGCGGCGATCGCCCATCGCAAGAAAAGAGCCAGCTGTTTCGTAGTCGTCACCTCGTTGGACGATGCAGAAGAGTGGCCAGCAGAGCGAGTACTGCGGGAGTACAAAGAACAGCAAGCGGTTGAGCGTCGATTCCCAGTACTCAAAGATCCGAAACGCGTCGGGCCGGTCTACCTTGACCGGCCCGAGCGTGTCGAAGCGTTAGGGTACGTGCTGCTGATGGCGTTGCTCGTCTACTCACTCATTGAACGACGCGCACGCGAGGCGCTGAAAGATGCGGATGAACCGATGGATCTGGCCGGTGGGCCGACGAGTTTTCGGCCCACCGGCCGACGCGTCTTGGAACGCTTCGAAAACGTGCTCGTGATGCAGACTGACGGTAAACGAGAGCTTCCAGACAATGACAATCTCCCGAAACGGGTTCTTGAGTTGCTTGATCTCAGCATTGCCGCGTATGGGATCGAATCGAAGGTGTAA
- a CDS encoding TRAM domain-containing protein — protein sequence MVEIPDSLRSLFSAPIEEQNGTYVVEVPSSEVDHEALSADETYRVAILESPASTESSVQQKTQQPPSQETVSRSPSGPPVEEGEVRNVTIETIGDQGDGIAKVERGYVVIVSGAQPGDEPTIEIEQVQKNVAFASIVDSDPRAL from the coding sequence ATGGTCGAGATTCCAGATTCCCTTCGCTCTCTGTTTAGCGCCCCAATCGAAGAGCAAAATGGAACATACGTTGTCGAAGTTCCCTCGAGTGAAGTCGATCACGAGGCGTTGTCAGCCGACGAAACGTATCGCGTAGCGATTCTTGAGTCGCCTGCTTCGACAGAGTCATCGGTGCAACAGAAGACACAGCAACCTCCTTCTCAGGAGACCGTGAGCCGTTCCCCATCGGGACCTCCTGTCGAGGAAGGCGAGGTGCGTAATGTAACAATCGAGACTATCGGCGATCAGGGCGACGGAATTGCAAAAGTCGAACGCGGCTATGTCGTGATCGTCTCTGGAGCCCAACCTGGTGACGAACCTACCATCGAAATCGAGCAGGTTCAGAAGAACGTCGCATTTGCGAGCATCGTCGATAGCGATCCACGAGCACTGTGA
- a CDS encoding Cdc6/Cdc18 family protein has product MTDLDENPFNTTDPIFKQKQILKKDEMPDKIFHRDDEIQQYTIALEDIIVGHDPNNVFIYGPTGVGKTAVTLWMRNKLKEKAAETGVPLNVVGPINCRNYKSAYALATALVNDFRPPDDQLPNSGYSTDKVFDFLYQEIENAGGNVLIILDEIDNIPPDARNDFLYELPRAEANENTPITDAKIGLIGISNDLKFVDVLEPKVKSTLGEREIKFGPYNANELNDILEYYADMAFKDGVLEKDVIPLAAAFSAQERGDVRQGKRILQKAGELARMDGKEVVTSEHTHEATETVETDEILDYFEQDLTSHQAMTYLAAALAVIEPKQEATTKRIYKLYSSVAESVVSRVKSERKIYEFLDQLSMQGLVRSAEQNLGREGGRRYVYDITDDPRDIIEAARKSSYNNAVPSNVDEMLAYYLEEEASEYEAPDISDQHQENLWKFT; this is encoded by the coding sequence ATGACTGATCTCGACGAAAATCCGTTCAATACAACGGATCCTATATTTAAACAAAAGCAAATCCTCAAGAAGGATGAAATGCCTGACAAAATCTTTCATCGAGACGATGAAATCCAGCAGTACACAATCGCTCTCGAAGATATCATTGTTGGGCATGATCCCAACAACGTCTTCATCTACGGCCCGACTGGTGTTGGGAAAACCGCTGTCACACTCTGGATGCGGAACAAGCTCAAGGAGAAAGCTGCGGAAACCGGCGTCCCGTTGAATGTAGTCGGGCCAATCAACTGTCGGAACTACAAATCAGCATACGCGCTCGCCACAGCACTCGTCAATGATTTTCGTCCGCCTGACGACCAATTACCGAACAGCGGATACTCCACTGACAAAGTATTCGACTTTCTATATCAGGAAATCGAGAACGCTGGGGGGAACGTGCTTATCATTTTAGACGAGATCGATAACATTCCACCGGATGCTCGAAATGATTTCCTCTACGAGTTACCTCGCGCTGAAGCGAACGAGAATACGCCGATCACAGACGCGAAAATCGGGTTAATCGGTATTTCAAACGATCTAAAATTCGTTGACGTGCTCGAGCCAAAAGTCAAGTCTACGCTCGGAGAACGGGAAATTAAGTTCGGGCCGTACAACGCGAATGAGCTTAACGATATTCTGGAGTATTATGCTGATATGGCGTTCAAAGATGGTGTCCTCGAAAAAGATGTGATCCCACTTGCAGCTGCATTCTCTGCACAAGAGCGCGGTGACGTTCGGCAAGGAAAACGGATCCTACAGAAAGCGGGTGAACTTGCCCGTATGGACGGTAAAGAAGTCGTGACTTCTGAACACACGCATGAAGCGACAGAAACTGTTGAAACAGACGAGATCTTGGATTATTTTGAGCAGGATCTCACATCGCATCAAGCGATGACGTACTTAGCGGCCGCACTCGCAGTCATCGAACCGAAGCAGGAAGCAACGACGAAACGGATTTATAAATTATATTCGTCTGTAGCGGAATCAGTCGTGTCCCGTGTGAAGAGTGAACGGAAAATCTACGAATTCTTGGATCAGTTATCCATGCAGGGCTTAGTACGATCGGCTGAGCAGAACCTTGGACGTGAAGGTGGTCGGCGGTACGTGTACGATATTACAGACGACCCACGTGATATTATCGAGGCTGCCCGCAAGTCATCGTACAACAATGCTGTTCCGAGTAATGTAGATGAAATGTTAGCCTATTATTTGGAAGAAGAAGCATCTGAATACGAAGCACCAGATATATCTGATCAACACCAAGAAAATCTATGGAAATTCACGTAG
- a CDS encoding IS1595-like element ISNpe28 family transposase (programmed frameshift), whose product MDEKSAQVFLPPRERCFERLRLARFGETVTCVHCESDDVVKRGTTGKDAQQYWCKGCETYFNDLTNTIFGQHRFELEEMFYIVKEMRSEPTAQIARDLGRDYEAVLNFVHKVQDVSGEIDEFELYDVCEADEIYVTAGEKGIEDEDQSPRKRGLKKKGRGRFESDKPPVLTLVRRDDGRVRFLVCKDLQDADEDIAEYGDGSVILCTDDYTIYDEIEEKEGVDGHLAVTHSDTYVIGDAHTNTCENRHSFLRQWLAKFRGVSKHHLQRYLNFLELKLNEPDSWFEKLLCYNVSG is encoded by the exons ATGGACGAGAAGTCTGCGCAAGTGTTCCTTCCACCACGTGAGCGGTGCTTTGAACGTCTCCGTCTCGCCCGCTTCGGCGAGACGGTGACGTGTGTCCATTGCGAGAGTGACGACGTTGTCAAGCGCGGAACAACCGGAAAAGACGCCCAGCAGTACTGGTGCAAGGGGTGTGAGACGTACTTCAACGACCTCACAAACACGATCTTCGGCCAACATCGCTTCGAACTGGAAGAGATGTTCTATATCGTCAAGGAGATGCGATCTGAGCCGACCGCTCAGATCGCTCGTGACCTTGGCCGAGACTACGAAGCTGTTCTCAACTTCGTTCACAAAGTCCAGGATGTGAGCGGGGAGATCGATGAATTTGAGCTGTACGATGTCTGTGAAGCTGACGAGATCTACGTAACAGCTGGTGAGAAAGGGATCGAAGACGAGGATCAGAGTCCGCGCAAGCGCGGACTCA AAAAAAAGGGACGAGGACGATTCGAATCAGACAAACCACCGGTGTTGACACTCGTCCGTCGGGATGACGGACGAGTTCGGTTTCTCGTCTGCAAGGATCTCCAAGACGCCGACGAAGACATCGCTGAATACGGTGATGGAAGCGTCATCCTCTGTACCGATGATTACACAATCTACGACGAGATCGAGGAGAAGGAGGGGGTGGACGGCCATCTGGCCGTCACCCACTCCGACACCTACGTCATCGGCGATGCCCACACGAACACCTGTGAGAACCGCCACAGCTTCCTTCGCCAGTGGCTGGCGAAGTTCAGAGGTGTCTCAAAACATCATCTCCAACGGTATCTCAATTTCCTTGAACTGAAACTCAATGAACCAGATAGCTGGTTCGAGAAACTCCTATGTTACAATGTATCGGGATGA
- a CDS encoding FAD/NAD(P)-binding protein produces MTTGNPTREFGCIIVGGGIHGTYLAQRLLEDAPFDRSDVLIVDPHDRLLASFREKAKACGMEALRSTFVHHVGTEPFGLESFAEANDREDELVPTVDYPPRPSLDLFLDYSDYVIDRKNLGSLHRRAAVDAIHELPDGTGLRLETTEGPIDTNYCILAIGHGGHYRWPDWAAGLDGVEHIWEGFDPDASADRTIVVGGGITAAQLACELSETESVTLLSRHPLEWEVSEADPPWINWSHVEETLHIHPPGSSDRFEVISDARNAATIPPYLYQELGNRINEGELTLAQGAVDSATVEDGSVRLSLDHGLQLLGDRVVLATGFEPVFDHPFVDRIADELELARGYRGMPVLDDDTLAWQRDDGWFVPLYVSGALALGAVGPYAPNIPGARRAGDRITAAIKHRRHRSEADGTSESASGMGASD; encoded by the coding sequence ATGACGACAGGCAACCCAACCCGTGAATTCGGCTGCATCATCGTCGGAGGAGGGATCCACGGCACGTACCTCGCCCAACGTCTCCTCGAAGACGCTCCGTTCGACAGATCTGACGTTCTCATCGTCGATCCCCACGACCGATTGCTGGCGTCATTCCGTGAGAAGGCAAAGGCCTGCGGCATGGAGGCACTTCGATCGACGTTCGTTCACCACGTCGGAACCGAACCGTTCGGGCTCGAGAGTTTCGCCGAAGCGAACGATCGCGAGGACGAACTCGTTCCGACGGTCGACTACCCACCGAGGCCGTCGCTCGACCTCTTTTTGGACTACTCGGACTACGTGATCGATCGAAAGAATCTCGGCTCGCTGCATCGTCGGGCCGCCGTTGATGCGATACATGAACTCCCCGATGGGACGGGTCTTCGGCTCGAGACAACCGAAGGTCCCATCGATACCAATTACTGCATCTTGGCGATTGGCCACGGCGGGCACTATCGGTGGCCCGACTGGGCCGCCGGTCTCGATGGCGTCGAACACATCTGGGAGGGGTTCGACCCCGACGCGTCGGCCGATCGAACGATCGTCGTCGGCGGCGGCATCACGGCCGCGCAACTCGCGTGTGAACTGAGCGAGACAGAGTCGGTGACCTTGCTATCACGGCATCCGCTCGAGTGGGAGGTCTCCGAGGCGGATCCGCCGTGGATCAACTGGTCACACGTCGAAGAAACCCTCCACATACACCCACCGGGATCGAGTGACCGGTTCGAGGTGATTTCGGATGCTAGAAACGCTGCGACGATTCCACCGTACCTCTATCAGGAGTTGGGGAACCGGATCAACGAGGGCGAGCTTACGCTCGCACAGGGTGCGGTCGACTCGGCGACGGTCGAAGACGGGTCGGTTCGGCTCTCCCTGGATCACGGGTTGCAGTTGCTCGGAGACCGCGTCGTTCTCGCGACTGGATTCGAACCCGTGTTCGATCACCCGTTCGTCGATCGAATCGCCGACGAACTCGAACTGGCTCGAGGGTATCGAGGGATGCCCGTTCTCGACGACGACACACTCGCCTGGCAGCGCGACGACGGCTGGTTCGTTCCGCTGTATGTCTCCGGAGCGCTCGCCCTCGGGGCAGTCGGCCCGTACGCGCCCAACATTCCGGGTGCCAGACGAGCCGGCGATCGGATCACGGCTGCCATCAAACACCGCCGTCACCGTTCCGAGGCGGATGGCACGAGCGAATCGGCGTCCGGAATGGGTGCGTCCGACTGA
- a CDS encoding GTP-binding protein, giving the protein MEEQTIPVTVLSGTLGAGKTTTLNHVLGESGDRDLAVLVNDMDILRACIAYENQHQQRVPILRLLETRTNELRSQDMDRRSARGGQRTFGRDW; this is encoded by the coding sequence ATGGAAGAGCAGACGATCCCGGTGACGGTGCTCTCCGGGACACTCGGTGCCGGCAAGACGACCACGCTCAATCACGTCTTGGGCGAGAGCGGCGACCGCGATCTCGCCGTTCTCGTCAACGATATGGATATACTGCGAGCTTGCATCGCCTACGAAAACCAGCACCAACAACGCGTCCCGATTCTCCGATTGCTCGAGACGCGGACTAACGAACTCCGCTCACAGGATATGGATCGCCGTTCTGCTCGAGGCGGTCAGCGTACTTTTGGGCGGGACTGGTAA